A DNA window from Cobetia marina contains the following coding sequences:
- a CDS encoding CvfB family protein: MSAPLAIGQRNTLTITKRVGFGVFLDGGDRGEILLPTPFIPAGADIGDAVEVFVSLDDEDRLLATTRYPRAMVGEFAALKVVEVNDIGTFLDNGLGKDLLLPYGERKRELKAGQFAMVHVGLDKHSDRMVASMRLDRWLDKTPAEYTVGQEISGLVAAKTELGMKIIIDNAHWGLVHHDRIFTRLHIGNRLRLWVLKNDGNGNIDLTPQAPGPAGHQQLADRILARLEANAGVLPLGDKSDPQAISDAFGASKANFKRAIGHLKREGKVTLAPTETRLVK, from the coding sequence ATGTCTGCTCCGCTCGCTATCGGCCAGCGCAATACCCTGACCATCACCAAGCGGGTCGGCTTCGGCGTCTTCCTCGACGGCGGTGACCGCGGTGAAATCCTGCTGCCGACTCCCTTCATTCCTGCCGGTGCCGATATCGGTGACGCGGTGGAAGTCTTCGTGAGTCTTGATGATGAAGACCGCCTGCTGGCCACCACGCGCTATCCGCGCGCCATGGTCGGTGAGTTCGCCGCCCTCAAGGTGGTCGAGGTCAACGACATCGGCACCTTCCTCGACAATGGCCTGGGCAAGGACCTGCTGCTGCCCTACGGCGAGCGCAAGCGTGAGCTCAAGGCGGGCCAATTCGCCATGGTGCACGTGGGGCTCGACAAGCACAGCGATCGCATGGTCGCGTCGATGCGCCTGGATCGCTGGCTGGACAAGACACCGGCCGAGTACACCGTCGGTCAGGAAATCTCCGGCCTGGTGGCGGCGAAGACCGAATTGGGCATGAAGATCATCATCGACAATGCCCATTGGGGGCTGGTGCACCACGATCGCATCTTCACCCGCCTGCATATCGGCAATCGTCTGCGTCTGTGGGTGCTCAAGAATGATGGCAACGGCAACATCGACCTGACCCCGCAGGCACCGGGCCCTGCAGGCCATCAACAGCTGGCGGACCGCATCCTTGCACGTCTGGAAGCCAACGCCGGGGTGCTGCCGCTGGGTGACAAGAGCGACCCCCAGGCCATCAGCGACGCCTTCGGCGCCAGCAAGGCCAACTTCAAGCGTGCCATCGGCCACCTGAAGCGCGAGGGCAAGGTGACACTGGCCCCCACCGAGACGCGCCTGGTCAAGTGA
- a CDS encoding YajQ family cyclic di-GMP-binding protein encodes MPSFDIVSELDKHEVQNAVDQANRELATRFDFKGVTAGFELEKEETVNLEADADFQLRQMIELLKGRLIARGIDVRCLEEKDADTGGVRARQQLVLRQGLDQPTAKKIVKALKDAKLKVQAQIQGEKVRVTGKKRDDLQGAMALLKGDESIELPLQFNNFRD; translated from the coding sequence ATGCCGTCATTCGATATTGTCTCCGAACTCGACAAGCACGAAGTTCAGAACGCCGTCGATCAGGCCAATCGCGAACTTGCGACACGCTTTGATTTCAAGGGCGTGACTGCCGGCTTCGAACTCGAGAAGGAAGAGACCGTCAATCTGGAAGCCGACGCCGATTTCCAGCTGCGTCAGATGATCGAGCTGCTCAAGGGTCGCCTGATCGCGCGTGGCATCGACGTGCGTTGCCTGGAAGAGAAGGACGCCGACACCGGCGGTGTGCGTGCCCGCCAGCAGCTGGTGCTGCGTCAGGGGCTGGACCAGCCGACCGCCAAGAAGATCGTCAAGGCGCTCAAGGATGCCAAGCTCAAGGTCCAGGCCCAGATCCAGGGTGAGAAGGTGCGCGTCACCGGCAAGAAGCGTGATGATCTCCAGGGGGCCATGGCCTTGCTGAAAGGTGACGAGAGCATCGAGCTGCCGCTGCAGTTCAACAACTTCCGCGACTGA
- a CDS encoding GNAT family N-acetyltransferase, giving the protein MTPILRPAIRADLDALVELEEVSFDSDWFSRRQLSHLILRANARTLVIIQPEGDGPDALPAAGNAMAALWPAGSVAQDDATPLRSVLGYGTVLFRRNSRRARLYSFCLHPEARGRGLAQRLLIALEQLAIEQGCEQFDLEVHTGNGAAITLYERHGFARNGRLRDYYADGAAAWKMRKSLVIPSSNPPASSSDIRAEGISTWGDAGAA; this is encoded by the coding sequence ATGACCCCCATTCTGCGTCCGGCGATCCGGGCCGATCTCGATGCTCTGGTAGAGCTCGAGGAAGTCAGTTTCGATAGCGACTGGTTCAGTCGTCGTCAGCTGTCCCATCTGATTCTGCGTGCCAATGCACGCACCCTCGTCATCATCCAGCCAGAAGGCGATGGCCCGGACGCCCTGCCGGCGGCAGGCAATGCGATGGCCGCACTGTGGCCGGCGGGCAGCGTGGCGCAGGATGACGCCACCCCGCTGCGCAGCGTGTTGGGCTATGGCACCGTGCTGTTCCGACGCAATTCACGCCGGGCACGACTCTATTCCTTCTGTCTGCATCCCGAGGCGCGCGGACGCGGTCTCGCCCAGCGTCTGCTCATCGCGCTCGAGCAGCTGGCCATCGAGCAGGGCTGTGAGCAGTTCGATCTGGAAGTGCATACCGGCAACGGTGCAGCGATCACCCTCTATGAGCGCCACGGCTTTGCCAGGAATGGTCGCCTGCGCGATTACTACGCCGACGGCGCGGCGGCCTGGAAGATGCGCAAGTCACTGGTGATTCCCTCATCAAACCCGCCCGCCAGCAGCAGCGACATCAGGGCTGAGGGGATCTCGACGTGGGGAGATGCGGGCGCTGCCTGA
- a CDS encoding YbaN family protein — protein sequence MMIFRRMKRICWLGLAWLFFAIGFAGMFLPLLPTTVFMLLALACASRGSPRFARYIREHPQIGPPLISWERERAIPLRARILAVGMLMVSMLIILFTVSVMAVKVSLLVFLSLLAIWLGTRPEPRGGYEELAPAPSPAEPYDEPSRPVSGERLQND from the coding sequence ATGATGATTTTTCGGCGCATGAAGCGGATCTGCTGGCTGGGGCTGGCCTGGCTGTTCTTCGCGATCGGGTTTGCCGGCATGTTCCTGCCCCTGTTGCCGACGACCGTCTTCATGCTGCTGGCGCTGGCCTGTGCCAGTCGCGGCTCCCCTCGCTTCGCGCGCTACATTCGCGAACACCCCCAGATCGGGCCTCCCCTGATCTCCTGGGAGCGCGAGCGTGCCATCCCGCTGCGTGCACGCATCCTGGCGGTCGGCATGCTGATGGTCTCGATGCTGATTATCCTCTTCACCGTCTCCGTGATGGCGGTCAAGGTCTCGCTGCTGGTCTTCCTTTCCCTGTTGGCCATCTGGCTGGGCACGCGCCCCGAGCCGCGCGGGGGATACGAGGAACTCGCGCCTGCGCCTTCCCCGGCCGAGCCCTACGATGAGCCTTCCCGACCCGTCAGCGGCGAACGCCTGCAGAACGACTAG
- a CDS encoding glycerate kinase yields the protein MRILLAPDSYKEALPALEAAEAMASGIRRVLPEAELDLCPLGDGGEGTLAALLAAASEADPIEARSAQVRDPLGREVTAQWGWQAGSRTAIVELAEASGLHLLSPDERDARIASTFGVGQLVLAALEAGAERLIVTLGGSATNDGGSGMLRALGLRLLDEAGDELPDGGAAMARLARLDASGLDPRLATLKVSAAVDVDNPLCGPRGATAVFGPQKGADEAVVEELDVALGRFARMSAEVLGEDHQQLPGTGAAGGMGYAVAAWLTGELRPGIELVMERLNVAQRLEGCDLLITGEGGLDGQSLGGKTPIGAARAARAAGVPAIVLAGRLADGWQAAHDEGVSAVFTLCDAAMPLEQALTRTAELLADRCEAIMRLWQVAHSD from the coding sequence TTGCGTATCCTGCTGGCCCCTGACAGCTACAAGGAGGCGCTGCCTGCGCTGGAGGCTGCCGAGGCAATGGCGAGCGGCATCCGGCGCGTATTGCCCGAGGCCGAGCTCGACCTGTGCCCGTTGGGAGATGGCGGAGAGGGCACCCTGGCGGCACTGTTGGCCGCTGCAAGCGAGGCAGATCCCATCGAGGCGCGCAGCGCTCAGGTACGTGATCCGCTGGGGCGCGAGGTCACTGCGCAATGGGGCTGGCAAGCGGGTAGCCGCACGGCCATCGTCGAGCTCGCCGAGGCCAGTGGTCTGCACCTGCTCAGCCCCGATGAGCGTGATGCGCGCATCGCCAGTACCTTCGGCGTCGGACAGCTGGTGCTTGCTGCGCTGGAGGCCGGTGCCGAGCGCCTAATCGTCACGCTGGGCGGCAGCGCGACCAACGATGGCGGCAGCGGCATGTTGCGTGCACTCGGTCTGCGCCTGCTGGATGAGGCGGGTGACGAACTGCCGGACGGAGGGGCGGCAATGGCACGACTGGCGCGGCTGGATGCCAGTGGCCTGGACCCGCGGCTGGCGACTCTCAAGGTGTCCGCGGCGGTGGACGTCGACAACCCGCTGTGTGGTCCGCGTGGCGCGACGGCCGTGTTCGGGCCCCAGAAGGGCGCGGATGAGGCGGTGGTCGAGGAACTGGACGTCGCGCTGGGGCGTTTCGCGCGGATGAGTGCCGAGGTGCTGGGGGAGGACCACCAGCAGCTGCCGGGCACCGGTGCCGCAGGCGGCATGGGCTACGCAGTGGCGGCCTGGCTCACGGGGGAGCTGCGCCCGGGCATCGAGCTTGTGATGGAACGACTGAACGTGGCCCAGCGCCTGGAAGGGTGTGACCTGCTGATCACCGGCGAGGGCGGGCTGGATGGGCAGAGTCTGGGAGGCAAGACGCCCATCGGCGCGGCGCGTGCCGCCCGAGCGGCCGGAGTGCCGGCCATCGTGCTGGCAGGGCGTCTCGCGGATGGCTGGCAGGCTGCGCATGACGAAGGCGTCAGCGCCGTCTTCACCCTGTGTGACGCTGCCATGCCGCTGGAGCAGGCCCTGACGCGCACCGCTGAACTGCTGGCGGACCGCTGTGAAGCCATCATGCGCCTCTGGCAGGTGGCGCACAGCGACTGA
- the pepN gene encoding aminopeptidase N, which translates to MSQPAAIHLDDYQAPAWRILSTRLTFDLAPSATRVTAVLTLEANPDAAVGSDATPPLVLNGEHLTLESVRVDGRALASDEYKVDETHLTLAALPASCELETVVLIDPAANTALEGLYVSSGMFCTQCEAEGFRRITYYPDRPDVMSVFTTTVIADKANYPILLSNGNPVERGELDGGRHFVTWQDPHLKPCYLFALVAGDLVKHADSFTTMSGRDVALEIWVEPENLDKTQHAMNSLKASMKWDEEVYGREYDLDIFMIVAVNDFNMGAMENKGLNIFNSACVLANPDTTTDAAFQRVEGVVAHEYFHNWSGNRVTCRDWFQLSLKEGFTVYRDQTFSADMNSAPVKRIEDVAMLRTAQFAEDAGPTAHPVRPASYIEISNFYTLTIYEKGSEVVRMVANLLGEEAFRRGSDLYFARNDGSAATIEDFISAMSEASGRDFTQFMRWYSQAGTPEISARGNFDAETGRYSLTLQQSTPATPGQAEKLPLVIPVRMGLVGADGSDLSLTLDGEALGTETVLELTEAEQTFVFTGLEAGADPVPSLLRGFSAPVKLSFAYSREQLAFLMQHDSDGFNRWDAGQRLALAALEDLMAAWQQGDTQASLDARLLAAYRFLLQSEPSDRAVLAEMLTLPSEAYIAEQQTVVDVDAIHWARKTAKAQLATALRDDFVALYHANEQQGDYAPTFEQMARRSLKNAALSYLMSIEDEEGVRLAQAQLAAAHNMTDVRAALTLLVHSSRTELGDPALKAFAERWSHDPLVMDQWFSIQVTRPQADVLDRVRFLMEHPAFSLTNPNKVRALIGAFAGQNRVNFHRLDGEGYRLLADVVIELNRLNPEIAARIITPLTRYKRFDAKRQALMKAELERIRGEKLSRNLYEVVEKALA; encoded by the coding sequence ATGTCACAACCTGCCGCCATTCATCTTGATGATTATCAAGCGCCGGCCTGGCGCATTCTCAGCACTCGGTTGACGTTCGATCTGGCGCCGTCCGCGACCCGCGTGACGGCCGTGCTGACCCTCGAGGCCAATCCCGATGCCGCCGTGGGCAGTGACGCGACGCCGCCGCTGGTGCTCAATGGCGAGCACCTGACGCTGGAATCCGTGCGTGTCGATGGGCGAGCGCTCGCCAGTGATGAATACAAGGTCGACGAGACGCATCTCACCCTCGCGGCGCTGCCGGCCAGCTGTGAGCTCGAGACGGTCGTGCTGATCGACCCGGCGGCCAACACGGCACTGGAAGGGCTCTATGTGTCCTCCGGCATGTTCTGCACCCAGTGCGAGGCCGAGGGCTTCCGCCGTATCACCTATTACCCGGATCGTCCGGACGTGATGTCGGTATTCACGACGACCGTCATCGCGGACAAGGCGAACTACCCGATCCTGCTCTCCAACGGCAATCCCGTCGAGCGTGGCGAGTTGGACGGCGGCCGTCACTTCGTCACCTGGCAGGACCCGCACCTCAAGCCGTGCTACCTGTTCGCGCTGGTGGCGGGGGATCTGGTCAAGCATGCCGACAGCTTCACCACCATGAGCGGGCGTGATGTCGCCCTGGAGATCTGGGTCGAGCCGGAGAATCTCGACAAGACCCAGCACGCCATGAACTCTCTCAAGGCCTCCATGAAGTGGGATGAGGAGGTCTATGGGCGCGAGTATGACCTCGATATCTTCATGATCGTCGCGGTCAATGACTTCAACATGGGCGCGATGGAGAACAAGGGTCTCAACATCTTCAACAGCGCCTGTGTGCTGGCAAATCCCGACACCACCACCGACGCTGCCTTCCAGCGCGTCGAAGGGGTGGTGGCACACGAGTACTTCCACAACTGGTCCGGCAATCGCGTCACCTGCCGTGACTGGTTCCAGCTGTCCCTGAAGGAAGGCTTCACCGTCTATCGTGACCAGACCTTCTCCGCCGACATGAATTCGGCGCCGGTCAAGCGCATCGAAGACGTCGCCATGCTGCGCACCGCGCAGTTCGCGGAAGATGCCGGTCCCACCGCGCACCCGGTGCGCCCGGCGTCCTATATCGAGATTTCCAACTTCTACACCCTGACCATCTACGAGAAGGGGTCCGAAGTGGTGCGCATGGTCGCCAACCTGCTGGGCGAAGAGGCCTTCCGCCGCGGCAGTGACCTCTACTTCGCGCGCAACGATGGCAGCGCCGCCACCATCGAGGATTTCATCAGTGCGATGAGCGAAGCCTCCGGGCGTGACTTCACCCAGTTCATGCGCTGGTACTCTCAGGCGGGGACGCCGGAAATCAGCGCCCGTGGCAACTTCGATGCCGAGACGGGCCGCTATTCCCTGACGCTGCAGCAGTCCACCCCGGCGACACCGGGGCAGGCTGAGAAGCTGCCGCTGGTGATCCCGGTGCGCATGGGCCTGGTGGGTGCGGATGGCAGTGATCTGTCGCTCACGCTGGATGGCGAGGCGCTGGGCACGGAAACGGTGCTGGAGCTGACCGAGGCCGAGCAGACCTTCGTCTTCACTGGCCTCGAGGCCGGTGCCGACCCCGTGCCGTCGCTGCTGCGCGGCTTCTCGGCGCCGGTCAAGCTGTCCTTCGCCTACAGCCGTGAGCAGCTGGCCTTCCTGATGCAGCATGACAGCGATGGCTTCAACCGCTGGGATGCCGGTCAGCGTCTGGCGCTGGCAGCGCTCGAGGATCTGATGGCCGCCTGGCAGCAGGGCGACACCCAGGCATCACTCGATGCGCGTCTGCTGGCCGCCTATCGCTTCCTGCTCCAGAGCGAGCCGTCCGATCGTGCCGTGCTGGCCGAGATGCTGACCCTGCCGTCGGAGGCCTATATCGCCGAGCAGCAGACTGTCGTCGATGTCGATGCCATCCACTGGGCGCGCAAGACCGCCAAGGCGCAACTGGCCACGGCACTGCGCGATGATTTCGTCGCGCTCTATCACGCCAATGAGCAGCAGGGCGACTACGCGCCGACCTTCGAGCAGATGGCGCGCCGCAGCCTCAAGAATGCCGCGCTCAGCTATCTGATGAGCATCGAGGACGAGGAGGGCGTGCGTCTGGCCCAGGCTCAGCTGGCCGCGGCGCACAACATGACCGACGTACGCGCGGCATTGACGTTGCTGGTGCACTCCTCGCGCACCGAGTTGGGCGATCCGGCCCTCAAGGCCTTCGCCGAGCGCTGGTCGCATGATCCGCTGGTGATGGATCAGTGGTTCTCGATCCAGGTCACGCGCCCGCAGGCTGACGTGCTGGATCGCGTGCGCTTCCTGATGGAGCACCCGGCGTTCTCGCTGACCAACCCCAACAAGGTGCGCGCCTTGATCGGTGCCTTCGCCGGCCAGAACCGTGTCAACTTCCATCGCCTCGATGGCGAAGGCTATCGCCTGCTGGCGGATGTGGTCATCGAACTCAATCGCCTGAATCCGGAAATCGCGGCGCGCATCATCACGCCGCTGACGCGCTACAAGCGTTTCGATGCCAAGCGTCAGGCGCTGATGAAGGCTGAGCTCGAGCGTATCCGTGGCGAGAAGCTGTCGCGCAATCTCTACGAGGTCGTGGAGAAGGCGCTGGCCTGA